One genomic segment of Motacilla alba alba isolate MOTALB_02 chromosome 1A, Motacilla_alba_V1.0_pri, whole genome shotgun sequence includes these proteins:
- the TEF gene encoding thyrotroph embryonic factor isoform X3, with translation MSSCNNPGGPTALDFPEVLKSLLEYSLPWTNKMTDKEKEKIKLEEDEAAAASTMAVSASLMPPIWDKTIPYDGESFHLEYMDLDEFLLENGIPSSPTHLDLNQNPLLPVAELEGKESAGASTGSPASSSSTAVYQQSEAASSTESPPQNERNTPSPIDPDCVEVEVNFNPDPADLVLSSVPGGELFNPRKHKFTEEDLKPQPMIKKAKKVFVPDEQKDEKYWTRRKKNNVAAKRSRDARRLKENQITIRAAFLEKENTALRTEVAELRKEVGRCKNIVSKYETRYGPFDLSDSE, from the exons ATGTCAAGCTGCAACAACCCTGGGGGCCCCACTGCCCTGGACTTTCCGGAAGTCCTGAAGTCCCTACTGGAGTATTCTTTGCCCTGGACCAACAAGATGACAG ataaagagaaggagaaaataaagcttGAAGAAgatgaggcagcagctgccagcactaTGGCAGTCTCAGCTTCCCTCATGCCACCCATTTGGGACAAAACTATTCCTTACGATGGCGAGTCTTTCCACCTGGAGTACATGGATCTGGATGAGTTTCTGCTGGAGAATGGAATTCCTTCCAGCCCTACTCACCTGGATTTGAACCAGAATCCACTCTTGCctgtggctgagctggaagggaaggaatCTGCCGGTGCTTCCACTGGTTCTCCTGCATCATCCTCTTCCACTGCAGTTTACCAGCAATCTGAagcagcctccagcacag AGTCCCCACCACAAAATGAGAGAAATACGCCCAGCCCCATTGATCCTGACTGCGTAGAAGTTGAGGTGAATTTTAACCCTGACCCTGCTGATTTAGTGCTGTCCAGTGTGCCTGGTGGTGAGCTCTTCAATCCTCGCAAACACAAGTTTACTGAAGAGGACCTGAAACCACAACCTATGATTAAAAAAGCCAAGAAGGTTTTTGTCCCAGATGAGCAAAAG gaTGAAAAATACTGGACAAGGCGAAAGAAGAACAATGTGGCAGCAAAGCGTTCCCGTGATGCTCGGCGATTAAAGGAGAATCAGATCACAATTCGGGCAGCCtttcttgagaaagaaaatacagcccTGAGGACGGAGGTGGCAGAGCTGCGCAAGGAAGTGGGACGATGCAAGAACATTGTTTCTAAATACGAGACCAGATACGGACCCTT TGACTTATCTGATTCCGAGTGA
- the TEF gene encoding thyrotroph embryonic factor isoform X2, translating to MPGRAAHQEAAAAAGGPEPTAAGGSAGAAAQQERRGLAGAFPLVLKKLMENPPREARLDKEKEKIKLEEDEAAAASTMAVSASLMPPIWDKTIPYDGESFHLEYMDLDEFLLENGIPSSPTHLDLNQNPLLPVAELEGKESAGASTGSPASSSSTAVYQQSEAASSTESPPQNERNTPSPIDPDCVEVEVNFNPDPADLVLSSVPGGELFNPRKHKFTEEDLKPQPMIKKAKKVFVPDEQKDEKYWTRRKKNNVAAKRSRDARRLKENQITIRAAFLEKENTALRTEVAELRKEVGRCKNIVSKYETRYGPL from the exons AtgcccggccgcgccgcgcaccaggaggcggcggcggcggcgggaggacCAGAGCCCACTGCAGCCGGGGGGAGCGCGGGGGCCGCCGCGCAGCAGGAGCGGCGGGGCCTGGCGGGCGCGTTCCCGCTGGTGCTGAAGAAGCTGATGGAGAACCCGCCGCGGGAGGCGCGCCTGG ataaagagaaggagaaaataaagcttGAAGAAgatgaggcagcagctgccagcactaTGGCAGTCTCAGCTTCCCTCATGCCACCCATTTGGGACAAAACTATTCCTTACGATGGCGAGTCTTTCCACCTGGAGTACATGGATCTGGATGAGTTTCTGCTGGAGAATGGAATTCCTTCCAGCCCTACTCACCTGGATTTGAACCAGAATCCACTCTTGCctgtggctgagctggaagggaaggaatCTGCCGGTGCTTCCACTGGTTCTCCTGCATCATCCTCTTCCACTGCAGTTTACCAGCAATCTGAagcagcctccagcacag AGTCCCCACCACAAAATGAGAGAAATACGCCCAGCCCCATTGATCCTGACTGCGTAGAAGTTGAGGTGAATTTTAACCCTGACCCTGCTGATTTAGTGCTGTCCAGTGTGCCTGGTGGTGAGCTCTTCAATCCTCGCAAACACAAGTTTACTGAAGAGGACCTGAAACCACAACCTATGATTAAAAAAGCCAAGAAGGTTTTTGTCCCAGATGAGCAAAAG gaTGAAAAATACTGGACAAGGCGAAAGAAGAACAATGTGGCAGCAAAGCGTTCCCGTGATGCTCGGCGATTAAAGGAGAATCAGATCACAATTCGGGCAGCCtttcttgagaaagaaaatacagcccTGAGGACGGAGGTGGCAGAGCTGCGCAAGGAAGTGGGACGATGCAAGAACATTGTTTCTAAATACGAGACCAGATACGGACCCTTGTAA
- the TEF gene encoding thyrotroph embryonic factor isoform X1, whose translation MPGRAAHQEAAAAAGGPEPTAAGGSAGAAAQQERRGLAGAFPLVLKKLMENPPREARLDKEKEKIKLEEDEAAAASTMAVSASLMPPIWDKTIPYDGESFHLEYMDLDEFLLENGIPSSPTHLDLNQNPLLPVAELEGKESAGASTGSPASSSSTAVYQQSEAASSTESPPQNERNTPSPIDPDCVEVEVNFNPDPADLVLSSVPGGELFNPRKHKFTEEDLKPQPMIKKAKKVFVPDEQKDEKYWTRRKKNNVAAKRSRDARRLKENQITIRAAFLEKENTALRTEVAELRKEVGRCKNIVSKYETRYGPFDLSDSE comes from the exons AtgcccggccgcgccgcgcaccaggaggcggcggcggcggcgggaggacCAGAGCCCACTGCAGCCGGGGGGAGCGCGGGGGCCGCCGCGCAGCAGGAGCGGCGGGGCCTGGCGGGCGCGTTCCCGCTGGTGCTGAAGAAGCTGATGGAGAACCCGCCGCGGGAGGCGCGCCTGG ataaagagaaggagaaaataaagcttGAAGAAgatgaggcagcagctgccagcactaTGGCAGTCTCAGCTTCCCTCATGCCACCCATTTGGGACAAAACTATTCCTTACGATGGCGAGTCTTTCCACCTGGAGTACATGGATCTGGATGAGTTTCTGCTGGAGAATGGAATTCCTTCCAGCCCTACTCACCTGGATTTGAACCAGAATCCACTCTTGCctgtggctgagctggaagggaaggaatCTGCCGGTGCTTCCACTGGTTCTCCTGCATCATCCTCTTCCACTGCAGTTTACCAGCAATCTGAagcagcctccagcacag AGTCCCCACCACAAAATGAGAGAAATACGCCCAGCCCCATTGATCCTGACTGCGTAGAAGTTGAGGTGAATTTTAACCCTGACCCTGCTGATTTAGTGCTGTCCAGTGTGCCTGGTGGTGAGCTCTTCAATCCTCGCAAACACAAGTTTACTGAAGAGGACCTGAAACCACAACCTATGATTAAAAAAGCCAAGAAGGTTTTTGTCCCAGATGAGCAAAAG gaTGAAAAATACTGGACAAGGCGAAAGAAGAACAATGTGGCAGCAAAGCGTTCCCGTGATGCTCGGCGATTAAAGGAGAATCAGATCACAATTCGGGCAGCCtttcttgagaaagaaaatacagcccTGAGGACGGAGGTGGCAGAGCTGCGCAAGGAAGTGGGACGATGCAAGAACATTGTTTCTAAATACGAGACCAGATACGGACCCTT TGACTTATCTGATTCCGAGTGA